A section of the Cutibacterium granulosum genome encodes:
- a CDS encoding ATP-binding cassette domain-containing protein: protein MSLLQVRDLHVDFGRHRRVAVDGVDLTMEPGERLGLIGESGSGKSVTALSIMGLLPGNAHVSGSVTWRGEELLGISDRKMSRLRGTSMAMVFQEPMTALDPTMRVGRQIGEVVALSGGRRANTREVVLGMLETVGIREPRRVAQAYPHQLSGGQRQRALLALALVNSPDLLICDEPTTALDVTVQARVLETIDDVLTRVGAACLFISHDLAVVSQVCDEVVVMHQGTFVERGAARTVFNDPKHPYTRRLLRAARLDAVEPGQPIVLEDR from the coding sequence ATGAGTCTGCTGCAAGTGCGAGACCTGCACGTCGATTTCGGACGACACCGTCGAGTTGCCGTCGATGGCGTCGACCTCACCATGGAACCCGGTGAACGGCTCGGCCTCATCGGCGAGTCCGGCTCCGGCAAGTCGGTGACGGCACTGTCCATCATGGGGCTGCTGCCCGGCAACGCCCACGTCAGCGGGTCGGTGACCTGGCGTGGTGAGGAGCTGCTGGGCATCTCGGATCGGAAGATGTCACGACTGCGCGGCACCAGCATGGCGATGGTGTTCCAGGAACCCATGACGGCCCTGGACCCGACGATGAGGGTGGGCCGCCAGATCGGGGAAGTCGTCGCGCTGAGCGGTGGACGACGTGCCAACACCCGCGAGGTCGTGCTGGGCATGCTGGAGACGGTCGGCATTCGTGAGCCCCGACGCGTGGCCCAGGCATACCCACACCAGCTCTCCGGGGGGCAACGTCAGCGGGCCCTGCTCGCCCTGGCCCTGGTCAACTCCCCGGACCTGCTCATCTGTGACGAGCCGACCACCGCACTGGACGTCACCGTCCAGGCCCGGGTGCTGGAAACCATCGACGACGTCCTCACCAGGGTGGGAGCCGCCTGCCTGTTCATCTCCCACGACCTCGCAGTCGTCTCCCAGGTCTGTGACGAGGTCGTCGTCATGCACCAGGGGACGTTCGTGGAACGCGGGGCGGCACGCACCGTCTTCAACGACCCGAAGCACCCCTACACCCGCCGTCTGCTGCGTGCTGCTCGACTCGACGCCGTCGAACCGGGCCAGCCGATCGTCTTGGAGGACCGATGA
- a CDS encoding DoxX family membrane protein, protein MSIIRGLGRVLFSSYFIVKGSNAALKPNDFVEEAEPVADKLVPMLQRTLPSVGGYIPDDTRTLVRATGAAQAAGGLAMATGLGRRLGASVVATTMVPHVIASIPDKTLPKAERAAGRSVLLRNVSLLGASLMASKDTAGRPGLAWRTANTKHRLESSARDQKASLAANQDKMSRKARKRIAKAEKKARKTAEKMQKKAAARS, encoded by the coding sequence ATGAGCATCATCCGCGGACTGGGACGAGTTCTGTTCTCCAGCTACTTCATCGTCAAGGGTTCGAATGCTGCCCTCAAACCAAATGACTTCGTCGAGGAAGCCGAACCTGTCGCTGACAAGCTTGTTCCCATGCTTCAGCGCACCCTCCCCTCTGTGGGGGGATACATTCCCGATGACACCCGCACCCTGGTGCGCGCCACCGGTGCCGCCCAGGCAGCAGGTGGTCTTGCCATGGCCACCGGGCTGGGGCGTCGTCTCGGTGCCAGCGTGGTCGCAACCACCATGGTGCCGCACGTCATCGCCTCGATCCCCGACAAGACTCTGCCGAAGGCGGAACGCGCCGCAGGTCGTTCGGTGCTGCTGCGCAATGTCTCCCTGCTGGGTGCCAGCCTCATGGCCTCGAAGGACACCGCTGGACGCCCTGGCCTTGCCTGGCGTACCGCCAACACCAAGCATCGCCTCGAGAGCTCGGCTCGCGATCAGAAGGCGTCGCTGGCAGCCAATCAGGACAAGATGAGCCGCAAGGCTCGCAAGCGCATCGCCAAGGCGGAGAAGAAGGCTCGCAAGACCGCTGAGAAGATGCAGAAGAAGGCTGCTGCCCGCAGCTGA
- the rsgA gene encoding ribosome small subunit-dependent GTPase A yields MSPRRLASSGIDTDDYSAFDRPRRRSRPRTKNRPDYSELPIGQVTAIDRGRYTCRLDDHDLVAMKARSLGRKAVIVGDRVRLDGDTSGAEGSLARIPQVERRRTVLRRTADDTDPHERAIVANADQIFIVTALAQPEPRVGMIDRVLVAAYDAGVDPVLCLTKADLADPDELMKLYGSLDVPVVTTRPGADLDPVRDMLTDRTTVLVGHSGVGKSTLMNALVPGAGRITGHVNDATGRGRHTSTSAQALELPGGGWIIDTPGVRSFGLSHVTADRILAAFGDLEPITAQCPRGCEHLTSSPECALDRAVEHGLIRPIRLESFRRLDAARQANPSNS; encoded by the coding sequence ATGAGCCCACGCCGGCTGGCCAGTTCCGGTATCGACACCGACGACTACAGTGCCTTTGATCGCCCCCGGCGGCGGTCCCGTCCGCGTACCAAGAATCGTCCCGACTACTCCGAGCTGCCCATTGGTCAGGTGACCGCCATTGATCGCGGGCGCTACACGTGCCGCCTGGACGACCACGATCTCGTCGCCATGAAGGCTCGCAGTCTTGGCCGCAAGGCCGTCATCGTCGGTGATCGGGTCAGACTGGACGGTGACACGTCAGGGGCCGAGGGCAGCTTGGCTCGAATACCCCAGGTGGAGCGACGTCGCACCGTCCTGCGTCGTACAGCTGACGACACCGACCCCCATGAGCGGGCCATCGTCGCCAACGCCGATCAGATCTTCATCGTCACCGCCCTCGCGCAGCCCGAGCCACGCGTGGGCATGATCGACCGGGTGCTCGTGGCCGCCTATGACGCCGGGGTTGATCCCGTGCTGTGCCTCACCAAGGCAGATCTGGCCGACCCCGACGAACTCATGAAGCTGTACGGGTCACTCGACGTACCGGTGGTGACGACCCGACCCGGAGCAGATCTGGACCCCGTGCGCGACATGCTCACCGACCGGACGACCGTCCTGGTGGGTCACTCCGGGGTGGGCAAGTCGACGCTCATGAATGCTCTCGTGCCCGGTGCCGGACGAATCACGGGGCACGTCAACGATGCCACGGGACGAGGCAGACACACCTCGACCTCTGCGCAGGCCCTCGAGCTGCCCGGCGGGGGGTGGATCATCGACACCCCAGGGGTTCGATCATTCGGACTGTCCCATGTGACGGCTGACCGGATCCTCGCCGCATTCGGTGATCTGGAGCCCATCACCGCCCAGTGTCCGCGGGGATGTGAGCATCTGACGAGTTCTCCGGAATGTGCCCTGGACCGGGCCGTCGAGCACGGGCTCATCCGGCCGATCCGGCTGGAGTCGTTTCGGAGGCTGGACGCTGCTCGACAGGCGAACCCCTCCAACTCCTGA
- a CDS encoding ABC transporter permease yields the protein MSTPRNTARATAGGPSSRGTSTAGRTARLIGRRLLGLVVSLLVASIIIFALLSLLPGDVAQVMLGSNADPKMAAQLREQLGLDDPLLVRYWHWLSGLLTGDLGTSVLSGQEIAPQIAERLAVTGWLVLLAVLIALLLCIPMGVHAAIHRRDVRGFLTSALAQFLMSVPAFLAGLLLILLFAIELRWLPAGAYVPLRENPGEWIRHLILPALALALVQAAVMSRYVRSAFIDVLTDDYLRTARAAGWTLRGALRRHGRRNASISLVTVLGLEISSMLVGAIVVEQVFVVPGLGSFLLDAVTSRDIPVVADVVMVLVALVLLISFLSDVVTVSLDPRLRVVKEASK from the coding sequence ATGAGTACTCCGCGCAACACAGCACGTGCCACCGCTGGTGGACCGTCTTCCCGTGGCACCAGTACGGCTGGCCGCACGGCACGTCTCATCGGCAGACGACTGCTCGGTCTGGTGGTGAGCCTGCTCGTCGCCTCGATCATCATCTTCGCCCTGCTCTCACTGCTTCCCGGTGACGTGGCCCAGGTGATGCTCGGCTCCAATGCCGACCCGAAGATGGCCGCCCAGCTGCGCGAGCAGTTGGGCCTGGACGATCCCCTCCTCGTGCGCTACTGGCACTGGCTCTCCGGGTTGCTCACCGGTGACCTCGGCACCTCGGTGCTCAGCGGCCAGGAGATCGCCCCACAGATCGCCGAGCGGTTGGCCGTCACCGGCTGGCTGGTGCTGCTGGCCGTGCTCATCGCCCTGCTGCTGTGCATCCCCATGGGGGTGCATGCCGCGATCCATCGTCGTGACGTCCGAGGATTCCTCACCTCGGCCCTGGCCCAGTTCCTCATGAGCGTGCCGGCCTTCCTCGCCGGACTGCTGCTCATCCTGCTGTTCGCCATCGAACTGCGCTGGTTGCCGGCCGGTGCCTACGTGCCGCTGCGGGAGAACCCGGGGGAGTGGATTCGTCACCTCATCCTTCCTGCTCTGGCCCTCGCTCTCGTCCAGGCTGCCGTCATGAGCCGCTACGTGCGTTCGGCGTTCATCGACGTGCTCACCGACGACTACCTGCGTACCGCACGAGCGGCCGGATGGACGTTGCGTGGTGCCCTGCGCCGGCACGGACGTCGCAATGCGTCGATCTCGCTGGTGACGGTGCTCGGGCTGGAGATCTCGAGCATGCTCGTCGGCGCCATCGTCGTCGAGCAGGTGTTCGTGGTGCCGGGGCTGGGCAGCTTCCTGCTCGACGCCGTCACCTCGCGTGACATCCCCGTCGTGGCCGACGTCGTCATGGTTCTCGTGGCACTCGTCCTGCTCATCTCGTTCCTCAGCGACGTCGTCACGGTGAGCCTGGACCCCCGTCTTCGTGTGGTGAAGGAGGCATCGAAGTGA
- a CDS encoding inositol monophosphatase family protein, with the protein MVNVLDDLALAHRIADEADALTLARFRASDLRIDHKADHSEVTDADLAVEDAARRIVAAARPGDAVHGEERADTGSGPRRWIIDPIDGTANYARGVPVWATLIALAEGDEVVASVVSAPALHRRWWAARGHGAWAGGPCVDEGSPIHVSTVSDLREAFLSYSSLHGWDESDRGDEFAELMATVWRTRAFGDFWSYMLVAEGVVDLAAEPELNLHDMAALDVIVREAGGTFTTVAGQPGPWGPDALASNGLLHEQAMTILGSGAHTA; encoded by the coding sequence ATGGTGAACGTGCTTGACGATCTTGCCCTGGCCCACCGGATTGCCGATGAGGCCGATGCCCTGACGCTGGCTCGGTTCCGGGCCAGCGACCTGCGCATCGACCACAAGGCGGACCACAGCGAGGTGACCGACGCCGATCTGGCCGTGGAGGATGCCGCACGACGCATCGTCGCGGCAGCCCGACCCGGCGATGCCGTCCACGGTGAGGAACGGGCCGACACCGGTTCCGGGCCGCGACGCTGGATCATCGACCCCATCGACGGTACTGCGAACTATGCCCGCGGGGTTCCGGTGTGGGCCACCCTCATTGCCCTGGCCGAGGGTGACGAGGTGGTTGCCTCGGTCGTCTCGGCACCGGCCCTGCACCGGCGCTGGTGGGCGGCACGTGGCCACGGAGCATGGGCCGGCGGGCCGTGCGTCGATGAGGGATCGCCCATCCACGTCTCGACGGTGAGTGACCTGCGCGAGGCGTTCCTGTCGTACTCGTCCCTGCACGGGTGGGATGAATCGGATCGCGGGGATGAATTCGCCGAACTCATGGCGACGGTGTGGCGCACCCGGGCCTTCGGGGACTTCTGGAGTTACATGCTCGTGGCGGAGGGAGTCGTCGATCTTGCCGCCGAGCCCGAACTCAATCTGCACGACATGGCCGCCCTCGACGTCATCGTGCGAGAAGCTGGCGGCACGTTCACGACCGTTGCCGGCCAGCCCGGCCCATGGGGACCAGACGCCTTGGCAAGCAACGGTCTGCTGCACGAGCAGGCCATGACCATTCTGGGCTCCGGGGCACATACGGCCTAG
- a CDS encoding zf-HC2 domain-containing protein produces the protein MSMSESERTTGPCPALDCQWVIDHLQAFLHDELGEEQANAFRHHIDACDDCMEQADIESTISHLLHRCYPPAHVSETLRARVGALRVTL, from the coding sequence ATGAGCATGTCCGAAAGCGAGCGCACCACCGGTCCGTGTCCGGCCCTGGACTGTCAGTGGGTCATTGACCATCTCCAGGCCTTCCTGCACGATGAACTGGGCGAGGAGCAGGCCAACGCCTTCCGTCATCACATCGACGCCTGCGACGACTGCATGGAGCAGGCCGACATCGAATCGACGATCTCCCATCTGCTGCACCGATGTTATCCACCGGCCCACGTCTCGGAGACATTGCGTGCCAGGGTCGGTGCTCTGCGCGTCACCTTGTGA
- a CDS encoding 50S ribosomal protein bL37 encodes MGKTGRKRRSRRKKSANHGKRPNA; translated from the coding sequence ATGGGTAAAACTGGACGTAAACGTCGTTCACGTCGCAAGAAGTCAGCAAACCACGGCAAGCGTCCCAACGCCTGA
- the serA gene encoding phosphoglycerate dehydrogenase gives MKALLLENIHDEAVRTLREAGYEVERVSGALGEDELIEALDGVDLLGVRSRTQVTPKVVAQRGETLTAVGAFCIGTNQLALDDLARAGVAAFNAPFSNTRSVVELVISEIIALARRLGDRNTQMHHGVWRKSAIGSHEVRGRTLGIVGYGNIGAQISVLAEALGLSVMYYDVADKLPMGNAHRCDSLEELLQSVDVVTVHVDGRADNTLLFGEQEFSMMRPRSLFLNLSRGHVVDVAALADNLRTGHLAGAAVDVYPSEPRSGDEPFVSELQSLDNVILTPHVGGSTQEAQIDIGRYVAGKLIDYSERASTSMSVNLPDITTGATPGARIGHLHLNMPGIMADLNRLVADHGGNVTYQALATRGELGYTVLDIDETDRELLVDVTRLEGTIRARVL, from the coding sequence ATGAAGGCGCTTCTGCTCGAGAACATCCATGACGAGGCTGTACGAACCCTGCGCGAGGCTGGTTACGAGGTTGAACGTGTCTCCGGGGCACTGGGTGAGGACGAACTCATCGAGGCACTCGACGGGGTCGACCTGCTGGGCGTTCGATCTCGCACCCAGGTCACCCCCAAGGTCGTTGCGCAACGTGGTGAGACGTTGACGGCGGTGGGGGCCTTCTGCATTGGTACCAACCAACTTGCCCTGGATGATCTGGCGCGTGCCGGGGTGGCGGCGTTCAACGCCCCGTTCTCCAACACCCGATCCGTGGTGGAGCTGGTGATCTCCGAGATCATCGCCCTGGCCCGCAGGTTGGGAGATCGCAACACCCAGATGCATCACGGGGTGTGGCGCAAGTCCGCCATCGGGTCGCACGAGGTGCGTGGGCGCACCCTGGGCATCGTCGGGTACGGAAACATCGGTGCCCAGATCTCGGTGCTGGCCGAGGCGCTCGGTCTGAGCGTCATGTATTACGACGTCGCGGACAAACTCCCCATGGGCAATGCCCACCGCTGCGACAGTCTCGAGGAACTGCTGCAGTCCGTCGACGTCGTCACCGTCCATGTGGACGGACGCGCCGACAACACGCTTCTCTTCGGTGAGCAGGAGTTCTCGATGATGCGGCCGCGGTCGCTGTTCCTCAACCTGTCTCGCGGACATGTCGTCGACGTCGCTGCGCTCGCGGACAATCTGCGCACCGGACATCTCGCCGGGGCCGCAGTGGACGTCTATCCCAGTGAGCCCCGATCCGGCGATGAACCGTTCGTCTCCGAGCTGCAGAGCCTGGACAACGTCATCCTCACCCCGCACGTGGGGGGATCGACCCAGGAGGCCCAGATCGACATCGGTCGTTACGTGGCTGGCAAGCTCATCGACTACAGCGAACGCGCTTCGACGAGCATGAGCGTCAATCTTCCCGACATCACGACGGGCGCCACTCCCGGGGCGCGCATCGGACACCTGCACCTCAACATGCCCGGCATCATGGCAGACCTCAACCGGTTGGTGGCCGATCACGGCGGCAATGTCACCTACCAGGCGCTGGCCACTCGCGGGGAGCTGGGGTACACGGTGCTCGACATCGACGAGACCGACCGGGAACTGTTGGTCGACGTCACCCGTCTGGAAGGCACCATTCGCGCCCGAGTACTGTGA
- a CDS encoding sigma-70 family RNA polymerase sigma factor encodes MTIPTGGQPLPRHSDPSGHGGLSEPAGAVDVAKETDEERAARFERDALGYLDQLYGAALRMTRNRADAEDVVQEAFIKAFSSFHQFKPGTNLKAWLFRILTNTYINGYRKAQRRPQTADGDDVEDWQIARAASHDATGLRSAEVEALDTMPDERIREALDSLSDDFRQVVMLADVEGFAYKEIAEIMGTPIGTVMSRLNRARKQLRAQLTEVAGARGIGPMAGQISDETYEPLTMMQERA; translated from the coding sequence ATGACGATTCCGACCGGCGGGCAACCGCTCCCCAGACACTCCGACCCCTCCGGACATGGTGGCCTGTCCGAACCTGCTGGGGCAGTTGACGTTGCCAAGGAAACCGATGAGGAACGCGCCGCTCGATTCGAGCGAGACGCCTTGGGATACCTTGACCAGCTCTACGGTGCCGCCCTGCGTATGACACGCAATCGGGCGGATGCCGAGGACGTCGTCCAGGAGGCCTTCATCAAGGCGTTCTCCTCGTTCCACCAGTTCAAGCCGGGGACCAATCTCAAGGCATGGCTGTTCCGGATCCTCACCAACACCTACATCAACGGTTATCGCAAGGCCCAGCGTCGTCCACAGACTGCCGATGGCGATGACGTCGAGGACTGGCAGATCGCCCGAGCCGCCTCCCACGACGCCACCGGGTTGCGATCTGCCGAGGTCGAGGCGCTTGACACGATGCCTGACGAACGCATCCGAGAGGCGCTCGACTCCCTGTCCGACGACTTCCGTCAGGTGGTCATGCTTGCAGACGTCGAAGGCTTCGCATACAAGGAAATCGCGGAAATCATGGGGACTCCGATAGGAACGGTGATGTCTCGGCTCAATCGGGCTCGAAAACAATTGAGAGCCCAACTCACCGAGGTGGCTGGGGCCCGTGGTATCGGTCCGATGGCGGGCCAGATCAGCGATGAGACCTATGAGCCGTTGACCATGATGCAGGAGCGAGCATGA
- a CDS encoding ABC transporter ATP-binding protein translates to MSATVNTPIIEARNLNLRLGTGANAVQALDHVNLTIARGQRLGVVGESGSGKSTLLKVLDGLRRPDEGDVLFAGSSILASHADLRPLRAQVSMVFQDPRSCLDPRMRVGRIITEPLRSRMLRGTVDDVPDALERVMTEVGLDPDDRDRYPHEFSGGQRQRIAIARALITNPTVLLADEPVSALDVSVRAQVLNLLTRLVDERGLTLVLVSHDLAVVRHLCQEVAVIQDGRIVESGNLAQVYAEPRHDLTRRLLAAVPTIRGLDEDRTWGRAAAPHS, encoded by the coding sequence ATGAGCGCCACCGTGAACACCCCGATCATCGAGGCGAGGAATCTCAACCTGCGACTCGGCACCGGTGCCAACGCCGTCCAGGCCTTGGACCACGTCAACCTCACCATTGCCCGCGGCCAACGTCTCGGCGTCGTCGGTGAGTCCGGATCGGGAAAGTCGACCCTGCTCAAGGTGCTGGACGGGCTGCGTCGCCCCGACGAGGGGGACGTCCTCTTCGCCGGCTCGTCGATCCTCGCCTCGCATGCCGATCTGCGCCCGCTGCGCGCCCAGGTGTCGATGGTCTTCCAGGATCCCCGGTCCTGCCTGGACCCGCGCATGAGGGTGGGCCGGATCATCACCGAACCGCTGCGCTCCCGCATGCTGCGCGGCACGGTGGACGACGTTCCCGACGCACTGGAGCGAGTCATGACAGAGGTCGGTCTCGACCCGGATGATCGCGACCGGTACCCCCACGAGTTCTCCGGCGGTCAGCGACAACGTATCGCCATCGCCCGGGCCCTCATCACCAACCCGACGGTGCTGCTGGCCGACGAACCGGTCTCCGCGCTGGACGTGTCGGTACGCGCCCAGGTGCTCAACCTGCTCACCCGTCTGGTGGACGAGCGCGGCCTCACCTTGGTGCTCGTCTCACACGACCTCGCCGTGGTGCGACATCTGTGTCAGGAGGTGGCCGTCATTCAGGACGGCCGGATCGTCGAGTCCGGCAATCTCGCCCAGGTCTATGCCGAACCCCGGCATGATCTCACCCGTCGGCTGCTGGCGGCCGTGCCCACCATTCGAGGCCTGGACGAGGACCGGACGTGGGGGAGGGCTGCAGCACCACATTCCTGA
- the aroA gene encoding 3-phosphoshikimate 1-carboxyvinyltransferase: MTTQTTWAVPRAPHELTGRVVVPGSKSQTNRALLLAATSSSDSVLDGVLRCRDSELMMAGLQALGARFSVPAPGRVLVRAPRLLHHAVHPIECGLAGTVMRFLPALAATVAGRTRFIGDEAAARRPMDGLVTGLRQLGARCRYESRGAGHSSHATLPLTVDAPARLGGPVVEIDAAQSSQFVSALLLAAPRCTHGIDLRHTGAALPSRPHIDMTCTMLARRGVRVEQPEPCRWVVHPGPVQGRDETIEPDLTNAAVFLAVAMVTGGSVEVPGWPRVTDQPGTIFLDMATRMGAIVNRCGDVVRVTGGELHGIDVDLHAASELTPVVAALGLLADGLTRIRGVAHIRGHETDRLAAVEDQFRTLGGDVSQTEDGVVITGCGHDGCPGAKGLTGGLVHTCADHRMAHALALVGLLVPGVVLDDVSCTTKTMPHFPAMWSHLVEGCP, from the coding sequence GTGACGACACAGACGACGTGGGCCGTCCCGCGGGCTCCTCACGAGCTCACGGGACGCGTCGTCGTTCCCGGGTCGAAGTCCCAGACCAATCGCGCTCTGCTGCTTGCCGCCACGAGCAGCAGTGACAGCGTGCTCGACGGCGTGCTTCGTTGTCGGGACAGTGAGCTCATGATGGCTGGTCTCCAAGCTCTCGGGGCACGGTTCTCGGTGCCGGCTCCCGGACGAGTGCTCGTGCGTGCTCCAAGGCTTTTGCACCACGCCGTGCACCCCATCGAGTGTGGGCTCGCCGGAACGGTCATGCGTTTCCTGCCGGCGCTGGCCGCCACCGTGGCGGGACGCACTCGGTTCATTGGTGATGAGGCCGCCGCACGGCGCCCCATGGACGGCCTGGTGACGGGGTTGCGTCAGCTCGGAGCCAGATGCAGGTACGAATCTCGCGGGGCAGGACACTCATCACACGCAACCCTCCCCCTCACCGTGGACGCCCCGGCACGATTGGGCGGACCAGTCGTCGAGATCGACGCTGCCCAGTCCAGTCAATTCGTTTCGGCCCTGCTGCTGGCTGCACCGCGTTGCACACACGGGATCGACCTACGACACACTGGAGCGGCTCTACCCTCCCGACCCCACATCGACATGACCTGCACCATGCTCGCCAGACGTGGTGTGCGCGTCGAGCAGCCGGAACCGTGCCGGTGGGTGGTCCACCCCGGTCCGGTGCAGGGCCGGGACGAGACGATCGAGCCGGATCTCACCAACGCAGCAGTGTTCCTCGCCGTAGCAATGGTGACCGGCGGATCGGTGGAGGTTCCCGGCTGGCCACGCGTCACCGACCAGCCCGGGACGATCTTCCTCGACATGGCCACCCGGATGGGGGCCATCGTGAATCGGTGCGGCGATGTGGTGCGCGTCACCGGCGGTGAGCTGCATGGAATCGATGTCGACCTGCACGCCGCCAGCGAGCTGACCCCAGTCGTCGCGGCACTCGGTCTGCTGGCCGATGGACTCACCAGGATCCGAGGGGTCGCACACATCCGCGGTCACGAGACCGACCGGCTGGCAGCTGTGGAGGATCAGTTTCGAACACTGGGGGGCGACGTCTCACAGACCGAGGATGGGGTGGTCATCACCGGGTGTGGACATGACGGCTGCCCCGGAGCCAAGGGCCTCACCGGCGGGCTCGTCCACACCTGTGCCGATCACCGCATGGCGCACGCCCTTGCTCTCGTGGGGCTGCTCGTGCCCGGAGTCGTCCTCGACGACGTCTCGTGCACCACCAAGACGATGCCACACTTTCCTGCAATGTGGTCCCACCTAGTGGAAGGATGCCCATGA
- a CDS encoding ABC transporter permease: MKRTGLVVGSTLVALVVIAAVVSCFWTPYDPNLAIPQDRLLGPSAQHWLGTDQVGADLLSRMLVGAQTCLLVGVVSVLIAAGIGVPWGIATAMVPRPWSTLLARAADLLYAFPALLLAIILAAAVGGSTWTGMIAIGVATIPVFARISRVTSRQVLGEDYVVAARSSGTGSWRIAVTHVLPNIAPLIGVQASVSYAVAILAEAALSFLGLATPASVPTWGRMLHDAQSYLFSNPALTIWPALAIAVAVLGFNLLGDGLRDLLDPKLREVR, from the coding sequence GTGAAACGCACTGGACTGGTGGTTGGATCCACCCTCGTCGCCCTCGTCGTCATCGCCGCCGTCGTGTCCTGCTTCTGGACCCCCTACGACCCCAACCTCGCCATCCCACAGGATCGGCTGCTCGGCCCCAGCGCCCAGCACTGGCTGGGCACCGACCAGGTGGGTGCGGATCTGCTGAGTCGTATGCTCGTCGGCGCCCAGACCTGTCTGCTGGTCGGCGTCGTCTCGGTGCTCATCGCCGCTGGCATCGGTGTGCCGTGGGGCATTGCCACCGCCATGGTCCCTCGCCCGTGGTCCACGCTGCTGGCGCGGGCTGCCGACCTGCTCTACGCCTTCCCCGCGTTGCTGCTCGCCATCATCCTGGCTGCTGCGGTGGGCGGGTCCACCTGGACCGGCATGATCGCCATCGGGGTGGCCACCATCCCGGTCTTCGCACGGATCAGTCGAGTCACGAGCCGCCAGGTTCTCGGTGAGGACTACGTCGTCGCAGCTCGATCCAGTGGAACAGGGTCGTGGCGCATCGCCGTGACCCACGTGCTGCCCAACATCGCCCCGCTCATCGGGGTGCAGGCATCGGTGTCCTACGCCGTGGCCATCCTCGCCGAGGCGGCGCTGAGCTTCCTCGGGTTGGCCACCCCGGCCAGCGTGCCCACCTGGGGACGGATGCTCCACGACGCCCAGTCCTACCTGTTCTCCAACCCGGCACTGACGATCTGGCCGGCCCTGGCCATTGCCGTGGCGGTGCTCGGTTTCAATCTGCTCGGTGACGGATTGCGCGATCTGCTCGATCCAAAACTTCGGGAGGTGCGATGA